A window of the Buteo buteo chromosome 8, bButBut1.hap1.1, whole genome shotgun sequence genome harbors these coding sequences:
- the CD96 gene encoding T-cell surface protein tactile, giving the protein MEKRWLFSLFCLLSVPSVAGQPEDVITQTEVVRALPGADVTLVCSFPKRHTTCIIQTQWSKTDDNQLTRIAVYHPVYGTHYFTFPEASYNFSVSFSMRKCCDWDATEALCFHDPNATSECNRWALHLKNVTVSLSGQYECSFATYPYGTKAAKIQLIVKAGEEQHYVKEVRLNQTLEIPCVEDTTSENLSNYPLKWLVGENGREEELVTKEPSYPAVYRNSSMLDGQRVRLGLNYTLKIFPTKITDDGKVFSCHVAYHPERVQKSSTTVRVFAYPEISVRLQEGSAGTMQKPNVSCVVRKVFPKPSLVWYVDRTSLMEQPGEIAVEQEDLQDSEGFYQLRSTLVLQETQQTHKIFSCACLFSFLGNETWNISSEEIFVSFDNKSNETSSKAFTTMASEDLGNSALPSAVVTTSEHQSTSLASPDFTSQASLAPASTTQAGSLISPAETKSYTSPTAFSESLTTADLNDSTTESLQSLRNATRSSENTTLVHRNLSFSVTDQPISVTRGKDFFTTSGLLNSTGGVRNAKDSRFPWPTVVAVLLLFCSFLIALGIRKWCQYQKEIMNRPPSFKPPPPPIKYTSMVESDGTPPSCHELENL; this is encoded by the exons GCCAGCCTGAAGATGTCATTACACAAACAGAAGTGGTTCGTGCTTTGCCAGGTGCTGACGTGACCCTGGTGTGCAGCTTCCCAAAACGACACACCACCTGCATAATACAGACTCAGTGGTCCAAGACCGATGACAACCAGCTTACCAGAATAGCTGTTTATCACCCTGTTTATGGCACCCACTACTTCACCTTTCCCGAGGCCTCTTACAACTTTTCAGTGTCCTTCAGCATGAGGAAGTGCTGCGACTGGGATGCTACAGAGGCGTTGTGTTTCCATGATCCAAATGCCACGTCTGAGTGCAATCGGTGGGCTCTGCACCTGAAAAACGTTACCGTCTCCCTTAGTGGGCAGTACGAGTGCAGTTTTGCCACTTACCCATATGGGACAAAGGCTGCAAAAATTCAACTTATTGTCAAGGCAGGAG AGGAGCAGCACTACGTGAAGGAAGTGCGGTTAAACCAGACTTTAGAAATTCCGTGCGTTGAGGACACGACCTCAGAAAATTTGTCCAATTATCCTTTGAAGTGGCTAGTG GGGGAAAATGGCAGGGAAGAGGAACTTGTGACCAAGGAGCCCTCCTATCCTGCAGTGTACAGGAACAGCAGCATGCTGGATGGGCAAAGAGTCCGCCTGGGTTTGAACTACACTCTAAAGATTTTCCCCACCAAAATCACAGATGATGGCAAGGTATTTTCCTGCCATGTGGCGTACCACCCCGAAAGAGTCCAGAAGAGCAGCACCACCGTGAGAGTATTCG CCTACCCTGAGATCTCTGTTAGGCTGCAGgagggctcagctggcaccatGCAGAAG CCTAACGTGAGCTGCGTGGTGAGGAAGGTGTTTCCCAAGCCAAGCCTCGTGTGGTACGTGGACAGAACGAGCCTGATGGAGCAGCCCGGAG aaatTGCTGTTGAACAAGAAGACTTGCAAGACAGTGAAGGTTTCTATCAGCTGAGATCAACACTGGTGTTGCAAGAGACCCAGCAGACACATAAGATTTTCTCATGTGCatgtctgttttccttccttgggAATGAAACATGGAATATTTcatcagaagaaatatttgtttccttCG acaATAAGTCTAATGAAACCTCATCCAAAGCTTTTACCACCATGGCTTCAGAAG ACCTTGGAAATTCAGCACTTCCATCAGCTGTTGTGACTACCTCag AGCACCAGTCGACATCTTTGGCCTCTCCAGATTTCACAAGTCAAGCAAGCTTGGCTCCTGCTTCCACAACACAAG CAGGATCGCTGATTTCTCCTGCAGAGACAAAAAGCTATACCAGCCCCACAGCATTCAGTGAGAGTTTGACAACTGCAG ATTTGAACGATTCCACCACCGAATCCCTGCAAAGCCTCAGGAATGCCACGCGTTCCTCTGAGAATACAACTCTGGTGCATC GTAACCTGTCCTTCAGTGTCACAGACCAGCCAATTTCAGTTACCAGAGGGAAAGATTTCTTTACTACCAGCGGTCTGCTCAATAGTACTG GTGGTGTGAGGAACGCGAAAGACAGTCGCTTCCCCTGGCCAACAGTGGTAGCCGTCCTGctcctcttctgcagttttctaaTAGCTTTAGGCATCAGGAAATGGTGTCAGTACCAGAAAGAGAT TATGAACAGACCTCCATCCTTCAAGCCACCGCCACCTCCGATAAAGTACACCTCCATGGTGGAGTCTGATGGGACTCCCCCATCCTGCCATGAACTGGAAAACCTGTAA